CTCTCCATGTAGGTTTGCAATTGCTGTCGATACGCACTGACTTGGCTTTGACTGTTCAAATCGATCTTCAAAGTTTCGACGAGCCGAGCGATCGTATCTGCCTCTGTCTGTGCCTCGTCCACACTCCACATCACGTAGTCTTCATTGAAGTACGACCCATCCCTTTGTAACGACTGTCTGGCTTTTTGCAGTAAGGTGTCTCGGGTGACTGTGACAATTCCTTGGGTGATGACGACAATTGGGAGGGCGGTGCTAATTATTAAAACAATAGCGAGTTTAGTGCGGAAGTTGAAGTGTTGCCAGGCGTTGGTAATTCTACTGCCAGCTACTCTCATTCTCAGCATGAGTGGCTGTGGGCTAACAGTGCTTTCCAGCCCCTCTCCCAAACTTAATTTGGATTCTGACAGTGGTTTGCCCGTTTCCGAGCTATTTGCCTCTCGCCACCCATCAGATCTTTCTAGAGTTTCCAGCGCCTTTCGCGCCACAGAGCCGTAAATCCCATCGGGATCTTGCGCGATCGCTTCTCGGTAAAATGCGGCAGCTTTGATAACATCTCCCGTCTGCTCTAAGGCATTCGCGAGCGTAATTTTATTCACCAAATCTTTTGGTTCGCGTTCGACTTCTGCTGCTAGCGCCGCAATGTGCTGTGGCGTGGGCAGATTTGGATAACTTTTGCTAGATGCTGTCATGGATGTACTGAGGTGCGATCGCAGGTGGATAGAGCCGTAAAAATAGCATTCACATTCAGGGCAGTTACGGGGCGTTCGATCTGGGCAACACCAATGCCATAGAGCTTTAAAACTGGCGGAAATTCTGCCGGTACGGGCTGAAACTGCTGCGGATCGAGCGAGACAATTCCCTTGAGCAGCGACACCACGCAGCCGACTTGCCGCGAATCTTGCTCTCTTGCCACATGAGCGCTCCCGTTCAGCACGACAAGAGTTAAGTTGGTCTTGGCATGAGCATTTCTGACCGAACT
This window of the Chroococcidiopsis thermalis PCC 7203 genome carries:
- a CDS encoding chemotaxis protein CheW, giving the protein MLTEYFHIQLSPGIELLLPLEQTVGVVTLTLEQICPIPGVASTLLGVANQRGKLLWILDLSGLLGLVSSVRNAHAKTNLTLVVLNGSAHVAREQDSRQVGCVVSLLKGIVSLDPQQFQPVPAEFPPVLKLYGIGVAQIERPVTALNVNAIFTALSTCDRTSVHP